In Fusarium oxysporum Fo47 chromosome VII, complete sequence, the following proteins share a genomic window:
- a CDS encoding general substrate transporter has protein sequence MALMSSAEKDVSRSGDAVEHHEVAGDDLQPPKELTSEAAARGQGISGYEELTPWETIKKFKMNAAVCFAVTVSAATDGYQIGLIGNIIANSGFVEQFGTQHTEEGVVLASSVLSAWNSIGSGGQVVGMVTLPFLSDRFGRKAAMYWLWFLLAISVMLECVAKEWRLWLVAKLFGGIGVGCLQSTIPTYVSEVAPPRVRGVFLMCYSLWWIIGQFFAPVALQVMHAQDPTNYLTPVYTQWSQIGLMLIIYLMLPESPAWCVSRGKSHRARKSLRVLYRGVEGFDVDHHISLIQINLEHERAIAQEQKNEKWYSIFKGRDGLRTLISCWTLMTQQFIGLGIFFGYATYFFQQAGLKDPFKITCITSGINIFFSILVIYASDVFGRRWLACYGTTICWTCCVVVGILGVVPETNATNYVFVLFACIWNIGLVANGATGWGFIGEISSQRLRPYTAGFAAASTCVMGIVFGVLIPYMINAHQWNWGLKTSWFFAGLGAPFTLAMWFLIPETSGRTAAELDELFERKIKPYRFHKTITTTQRIVRVNKGEEA, from the exons ATGGCTCTGATGTCAAGTGCCGAGAAAGACGTCAGCAGATCCGGCGACGCTGTCGAGCATCATGAAGTTGCTGGAGATGATCTTCAGCCCCCCAAGGAGCTTACTTCAGAGGCTGCTGCCAGGGGACAAGGTATCTCTGGATATGAGGAGCTGACGCCTTGGGAAACTATCAAAAAGTTCAAGATGAACGCTGCTGTTTGTTTCGCCGTCACCGTCAGTGCAGCTACAGATGGCTACCAGATCGG ACTCATTGGAAACATCATTGCAAACTCGGGTTTCGTCGAGCAGTTCGGTACTCAGCACACCGAGGAGGGTGTTGTCTTGGCGTCGTCTGTTCTGAGTGCGTGGAACTCTATCGGATCCGGCGGTCAAGTCGTCGGAATGGTAACCTTGCCTTTCCTCTCGGACAGGTTCGGCAGGAAAGCAGCCATGTACTGGTTATGGTTCCTTCTCGCCATCAGCGTCATGCTCGAGTGTGTTGCCAAAGAATGGAGGCTCTGGTTGGTTGCAAAGCTCTTTGGAGGTATTGGTGTTGGCTGTCTGCAGTCGACAATCCCAACCTACGTCTCTGAGGTGGCACCTCCCCGCGTACGAGGTGTCTTTCTCATGTGCTACAGTCTCTGGTGGATCATCGGACAGTTCTTCGCTCCAGTTGCTCTCCAGGTCATGCACGCCCAAGACCCAACTAATTATCTCACCCCGGTCTATACTCAGTGGTCTCAGATTGGGCTGATGCTCATCATCTACCTTATGCTGCCCGAGTCCCCCGCTTGGTGTGTTTCTCGAGGCAAAAGCCATCGGGCCAGAAAGTCACTCCGGGTCTTGTACCGCGGCGTGGAAGGCTTCGACGTGGACCATCACATTAGCCTTATCCAGATCAACCTTGAGCACGAACGCGCCATCGCCCAAGAGCAGAAAAATGAGAAGTGGTACTCTATCTTCAAGGGGCGCGACGGCCTTCGAACACTCATCTCATGCTGGACTCTTATGACACAGCAGTTTATCGGTCttggcatcttcttcggcTACGCTACCTACTTCTTCCAGCAGGCCGGACTCAAGGACCCCTTCAAGATCACCTGCATTACATCGGGTATCAATATTTTCTTTAGCATTCTAGTCATCTATGCGTCGGATGTCTTTGGTCGCCGATGGCTTGCTTGTTATGGAACCACTATTTGCTGGACCTGCTGCGTGGTTGTCGGTATTCTCGGAGTCGTGCCCGAGACCAATGCAACCAACTacgtctttgttctcttCGCTTGTATCTGGA ATATCGGTCTGGTTGCTAACGGAGCTACTGGTTGGGGTTTTATTGGTGAGATTTCTTCTCAGAGACTACGACCTTACACAGCTGgctttgctgctgcttctaCCTGTGTTATGGGCATTGTTTTTGGTGTCCTAATTCCTTATATGATCAACGCCCATCAGTGGAACTGGGGTCTCAAGACCAGCTGGTTCTTCGCTGGCCTAGGAGCGCCATTTACCTTGGCCATGTGGTTCCTGATCCCTGAGACATCTGG TCGAACTGCCGCCGAACTCGACGAGCTTTTCGAGCGAAAGATCAAGCCGTATAGGTTCCACAAGACCATCACTACCACTCAGCGCATTGTTCGGGTTAACAAGGGTGAAGAAGCATGA